One segment of Pandoraea pnomenusa DNA contains the following:
- a CDS encoding helix-turn-helix transcriptional regulator — MPSTSRPAAWWAVDDDVTGTLVWHRHQPEWADPSALALMRRVWRPAPGGAWPDACAVVDVCRSLANALMLQPPIETGAGRQASRAVLVPGGTLHLHATHLCGMGGRATERVRIALHLAVPPSIRLLQRLRATALTPVQREIAMRLLAGQSRAQTREACAIGVQTLKTHLSLMRARLDPVRDAPLLAGLGRAGAACRCEAAK; from the coding sequence ATGCCGTCGACCTCGCGACCGGCGGCTTGGTGGGCCGTTGACGACGATGTCACGGGCACGCTCGTCTGGCATCGACACCAGCCAGAGTGGGCCGACCCGTCGGCGCTCGCCCTCATGCGCCGGGTTTGGCGGCCCGCGCCCGGCGGCGCATGGCCCGATGCCTGTGCCGTGGTGGACGTCTGCCGGTCGCTCGCGAATGCCCTGATGCTGCAACCGCCGATCGAGACCGGGGCGGGCCGCCAGGCGAGTCGTGCGGTGCTCGTTCCCGGAGGCACGCTGCATCTGCATGCCACGCATCTTTGCGGGATGGGAGGGCGCGCCACGGAGCGCGTGCGCATCGCGCTGCACCTTGCCGTGCCGCCGTCCATCCGATTGTTGCAACGCCTTCGTGCCACTGCGCTTACGCCAGTGCAACGCGAGATCGCGATGCGACTGCTCGCGGGCCAGTCCCGCGCGCAGACGCGCGAAGCCTGTGCGATCGGCGTGCAGACGCTCAAGACGCATCTGTCGCTCATGCGAGCGCGGCTGGACCCGGTGCGCGACGCGCCGCTGCTGGCGGGGTTGGGGCGGGCAGGGGCGGCGTGCCGGTGCGAAGCGGCAAAATGA
- a CDS encoding accessory factor UbiK family protein codes for MKPNEILQDMQAKVSDLLRQSPAKDIERNVKSLLNQGFNRLDLVTREEFDVQAQVLARTREKLEALEKRVAELESLRGEAQD; via the coding sequence ATGAAACCGAACGAGATCCTGCAAGACATGCAAGCCAAGGTGAGCGACCTGCTCAGGCAATCGCCCGCGAAGGATATCGAGCGCAACGTCAAAAGCCTTCTCAATCAGGGCTTCAACCGTCTCGATCTGGTGACTCGGGAGGAGTTCGACGTTCAGGCGCAGGTGCTCGCGCGCACGCGCGAGAAACTCGAAGCGCTCGAGAAGCGCGTGGCCGAACTCGAAAGCCTGCGCGGCGAAGCGCAGGACTGA
- a CDS encoding TorF family putative porin: MKKVSTAMAGVVFFGAMAGSTGAFAQASGDASAAGAAPAAAAAAEPFTVTANIGLFSDYRFRGISQTAKRPAVQGGFDLAHESGLYAGVWASNISWISDGNSAVSAPIEMDFYGGWKKEIVPDWTIDFGGLQYYYPGSYPSGAYFPRPHTFELYAAVGWKTITLKYSHSLTRLFGLVSPDGQDTTNSGYLDLTGTYDIGFWGLSAVGHVGHQWVHNFSAASYTDWKIGLQKDLGKNFTVSVAYIDTNADEKYYTAGNSGKVLSKATVVVGLSKTF; this comes from the coding sequence ATGAAAAAAGTGTCGACTGCGATGGCTGGCGTTGTGTTCTTCGGGGCGATGGCGGGATCCACGGGCGCTTTCGCGCAGGCAAGCGGCGACGCGTCCGCCGCCGGTGCGGCGCCGGCCGCCGCAGCTGCGGCTGAACCGTTCACCGTGACCGCCAACATCGGGTTGTTCTCGGACTACCGTTTCCGTGGCATCTCGCAAACGGCGAAGCGTCCGGCGGTCCAGGGCGGCTTCGACCTCGCGCATGAGTCCGGCCTCTACGCCGGCGTATGGGCATCGAACATCAGCTGGATTTCGGACGGAAATTCCGCGGTGAGCGCGCCCATCGAAATGGACTTCTACGGCGGCTGGAAGAAGGAAATCGTTCCGGACTGGACCATCGACTTCGGTGGCCTGCAGTACTACTACCCGGGCAGCTATCCGTCCGGCGCCTATTTCCCGCGTCCGCATACCTTCGAACTGTATGCCGCCGTGGGCTGGAAAACCATCACGCTGAAGTATTCGCACTCGCTGACCCGCCTGTTCGGCCTGGTGAGTCCGGACGGCCAGGACACGACCAACAGCGGCTACCTCGACCTGACGGGCACCTACGACATCGGCTTCTGGGGCTTGTCCGCCGTGGGTCACGTGGGTCACCAATGGGTGCACAACTTCAGTGCGGCAAGCTACACCGACTGGAAGATCGGCCTGCAGAAGGATCTGGGCAAGAACTTCACCGTGTCGGTCGCCTACATCGATACGAACGCAGACGAGAAGTACTACACGGCCGGGAACTCGGGCAAGGTACTCTCCAAGGCGACGGTCGTCGTAGGGTTGTCAAAGACATTCTAA
- a CDS encoding HPr family phosphocarrier protein produces the protein MLRQETTIVNKLGLHARASAKLTQLAAKFQSEVWLTRNGRRINAKSIMGVMMLAAGIGSTIEVETEGEDEQQAMDEILALIANKFGEGE, from the coding sequence ATGCTTCGACAAGAAACGACGATCGTAAATAAATTGGGCTTGCACGCCCGGGCATCCGCAAAGCTGACGCAACTGGCAGCGAAATTTCAGAGTGAGGTCTGGCTGACCCGGAACGGTCGGCGAATCAACGCAAAGAGCATCATGGGTGTCATGATGCTGGCGGCCGGGATCGGCTCGACGATCGAAGTCGAAACGGAAGGCGAGGACGAGCAGCAGGCCATGGACGAAATCCTGGCGCTCATCGCGAACAAGTTCGGCGAAGGGGAATAA
- the amt gene encoding ammonium transporter encodes MKKLFAKLLLAAAFLGVTGAVGLGSGAAFAQDASAPAAASEAAAPAAAAAAAPAASAAPAAQAAAPAPAAAATPVPPNKGDTAWLLTCTALVILMTLPGLGLFYGGLVRSKNMLSVLMQCFIIFALIVVLWSIYGYSIAFTEGGAFFGGFDRLFLKGMTPDSVAATFSKGVNVPEYAYMAFQAAFAAITCALIVGAFAERAKFSAVLLFTVIWFTFSYLPMAHMVWFWAGPDAYTDAAAADAATAHAGWLFQKGALDYAGGTVVHINAAIAGLVGSYMVGKRVGFGKEAFKPHSLTMTMIGASLLWFGWFGFNAGSGLEANGGAALAFVNTLLATAAATLSWTAGEWIGKGKPSMLGGASGAVAGLVAVTPAAGFVGPMGSIVLGLIAGVVCLWGVNGLKRLLKADDALDVFGVHGVGGMLGAILTGVFAAPSLGGTGIYDYVANKVAPDYSIAGQVWIQFQGVVTTLVWSGVVAFIAFKIADIVLGLRVPEDEEREGLDITSHGESAYHN; translated from the coding sequence ATGAAAAAACTGTTTGCCAAACTCTTGCTCGCCGCCGCCTTCCTGGGCGTGACGGGTGCTGTCGGACTGGGTTCCGGCGCCGCATTCGCACAGGATGCGTCGGCTCCCGCCGCCGCCTCGGAAGCTGCCGCACCCGCGGCCGCCGCCGCGGCAGCACCTGCGGCATCCGCCGCCCCGGCAGCCCAGGCGGCCGCACCCGCGCCCGCCGCCGCAGCGACGCCCGTGCCGCCCAACAAGGGCGACACCGCGTGGCTGCTCACCTGCACCGCGCTCGTCATTCTCATGACGTTGCCTGGCCTGGGCCTGTTCTACGGCGGTCTCGTGCGCTCGAAGAACATGCTCTCGGTGCTGATGCAGTGCTTCATCATCTTCGCGTTGATCGTGGTGCTCTGGTCCATCTACGGATACAGCATTGCCTTTACCGAGGGCGGGGCGTTCTTTGGGGGCTTCGACCGCCTGTTCCTGAAGGGCATGACGCCGGATTCGGTGGCCGCGACCTTCAGCAAGGGCGTCAACGTGCCGGAGTACGCGTACATGGCCTTCCAGGCAGCGTTTGCCGCCATTACCTGCGCGCTGATCGTCGGCGCCTTCGCCGAGCGTGCCAAGTTCTCGGCCGTGCTGCTCTTCACCGTGATCTGGTTCACGTTCTCGTACCTGCCGATGGCGCACATGGTCTGGTTCTGGGCCGGTCCTGACGCGTACACCGATGCCGCCGCCGCGGACGCCGCCACGGCACACGCCGGCTGGCTGTTCCAGAAGGGCGCGCTCGATTACGCGGGCGGCACGGTGGTGCACATCAACGCGGCCATCGCGGGTCTGGTCGGCTCGTACATGGTCGGCAAGCGCGTGGGCTTCGGCAAGGAAGCCTTCAAGCCGCACTCGCTCACCATGACGATGATCGGCGCATCGCTGCTCTGGTTCGGCTGGTTCGGTTTCAACGCCGGGTCGGGTCTGGAAGCCAACGGCGGCGCGGCGCTCGCTTTCGTGAACACGCTGCTCGCCACGGCCGCCGCTACGCTGTCGTGGACGGCGGGTGAGTGGATCGGCAAGGGCAAGCCGTCGATGCTCGGCGGTGCCTCGGGTGCGGTGGCCGGCCTGGTGGCCGTGACTCCCGCGGCAGGCTTTGTCGGTCCGATGGGCTCGATCGTGCTCGGCCTGATCGCCGGTGTGGTCTGCCTGTGGGGCGTGAATGGCCTGAAGCGCCTGCTCAAAGCGGACGACGCGCTCGACGTGTTCGGCGTGCACGGCGTGGGCGGCATGCTCGGGGCGATTCTGACGGGCGTGTTCGCTGCGCCGTCGCTTGGCGGCACGGGTATCTACGACTACGTTGCCAACAAGGTCGCGCCGGACTATTCGATCGCCGGTCAGGTCTGGATTCAGTTCCAGGGCGTGGTGACCACGCTCGTGTGGTCGGGGGTGGTGGCGTTCATCGCCTTCAAGATCGCCGACATCGTGCTGGGACTGCGCGTGCCGGAGGACGAGGAGCGCGAGGGTCTGGATATCACGTCGCACGGCGAATCGGCCTATCACAACTGA
- the gshA gene encoding glutamate--cysteine ligase, whose translation MVPHLVTALKGPLLDLEKKILDATPAIERWFRLEWQEHTPPFYCSVDLRNAGFKLAPVDTNLFPGGFNNLAPEVLPLAVQAAMAAIEKICPDAKNLLLIPERHTRNSFYLQNIARLSTIMRHAGLNVRLGSLSDDISEPTTIELPDGQHVVIEPLERTPRRLGLKNFDPCSILLNNDLSAGIPPILEGLHEQYLLPPLHAGWAVRRKSQHFSAYDDIVKKFAKMIDVDQWMLNPYFAKCEGIDFDERVGEEKLADTVDAVLKKINKKYREYGITEKPFVVIKADAGTYGMGVMMVHDAAEIKSLNRRERTKMSVVKEGLEVHDVIVQEGVYTFERINEAVAEPVVYMIDRYVVGGFYRVHTGRGTDENLNAPGMHFVPLAFEHTALPDVHAKPGAAPPNRFYMYGVVARLALLAASVELERTDPDPETY comes from the coding sequence ATGGTTCCGCATCTCGTCACGGCCCTGAAAGGCCCCCTGCTCGACCTGGAAAAGAAGATCCTCGATGCGACGCCCGCCATCGAGCGCTGGTTCCGGCTCGAGTGGCAGGAACATACGCCGCCGTTCTATTGTTCGGTCGATCTGCGAAATGCCGGCTTCAAGCTTGCCCCCGTCGACACCAACCTCTTTCCGGGCGGCTTCAACAATCTCGCGCCGGAAGTGCTTCCCCTTGCCGTGCAGGCCGCCATGGCCGCCATCGAGAAGATCTGCCCCGACGCGAAGAATCTGCTCCTTATCCCCGAGCGGCACACGCGCAACTCGTTCTACCTGCAAAACATCGCGCGCCTGTCGACGATCATGCGTCATGCCGGACTGAACGTGCGGCTGGGCTCGCTCTCGGACGACATCAGCGAACCGACGACCATCGAGTTGCCCGACGGCCAGCACGTGGTGATCGAACCGCTCGAGCGCACGCCGCGCCGGCTGGGGCTCAAGAACTTCGATCCGTGCTCGATCCTGCTCAACAACGACCTGTCGGCGGGCATTCCGCCGATTCTGGAAGGCCTGCACGAGCAATACCTGTTGCCGCCGCTGCACGCGGGATGGGCCGTGCGCCGCAAGAGCCAGCACTTCTCGGCCTATGACGACATCGTCAAGAAGTTCGCCAAGATGATCGACGTCGACCAGTGGATGCTCAATCCGTACTTCGCGAAGTGCGAGGGCATCGACTTCGACGAACGCGTCGGGGAGGAGAAACTGGCGGACACCGTCGACGCGGTGCTCAAGAAGATCAACAAGAAGTATCGCGAGTACGGCATCACGGAGAAGCCGTTCGTCGTGATCAAGGCCGATGCCGGCACCTACGGCATGGGCGTGATGATGGTGCACGACGCCGCGGAGATCAAAAGCCTGAACCGGCGCGAACGCACCAAGATGAGCGTGGTCAAGGAAGGCCTCGAAGTGCACGACGTGATCGTGCAGGAGGGGGTGTACACGTTCGAGCGCATCAATGAGGCGGTAGCCGAACCGGTCGTATACATGATCGACCGGTACGTGGTGGGCGGGTTCTATCGCGTGCATACGGGACGCGGCACCGACGAGAATCTGAACGCCCCCGGCATGCACTTCGTTCCGCTGGCGTTCGAACACACCGCCTTGCCGGATGTCCACGCCAAGCCGGGCGCCGCGCCGCCCAACCGGTTCTACATGTACGGGGTGGTGGCGCGTCTGGCGCTCCTGGCCGCCTCCGTCGAACTCGAGCGCACGGACCCGGACCCGGAAACGTATTGA
- a CDS encoding YifB family Mg chelatase-like AAA ATPase — MTLAIVSSRAITGMAARPVTVEVHLANGLPGLSLVGLPDTEVKESRERVRSALQNSRFEFPARRITVNLAPADLPKASGCFDLPIALGILAASGQLPEAGLRTHEFAGELSLTGELRRVRGGLAMAGAIAAEASTRALVLPVDSAQEAALVEDATVFGARTLLDVCAHLAEPDVATPLPRATVPGGSMRQDGAALSPCTGERPIPTDPVADAPDLSDIKGQAPAKRALEVAAAGGHHILFYGPPGTGKSMLATRLAGLLPALSKAHAVESATLASLSAQGFDLRHWGRRPVRTPHHTASAAALVGGGSTPRPGEISLAHRGVLFLDELPEFQRRVLEVLREPLEQGHVTISRAGGHATFPAAFQLVAAMNPCPCGDLGHPSRRCRCTADAVARYRNRLSGPLLDRIDLHVEVPALSAETFAAQADGERSEVVASRVRQAREWQLSRQGQLNCALSGRALEMQCALSRDAEAVLHRAVAQHHWSARTYHRVLRVARTVADLAQCQAIDAHHVAEAVQYREAPS, encoded by the coding sequence ATGACATTGGCCATCGTGAGCAGCCGGGCGATTACGGGCATGGCAGCGCGCCCGGTGACGGTCGAAGTCCATCTTGCGAACGGGCTCCCTGGCCTGTCGCTGGTGGGTCTGCCCGACACCGAAGTCAAGGAAAGCCGGGAGCGGGTACGCTCGGCATTGCAGAACAGCCGGTTCGAATTTCCGGCGCGGCGCATCACGGTCAATCTGGCGCCCGCTGACCTGCCGAAGGCATCCGGTTGTTTCGACCTGCCGATTGCGCTCGGCATTCTCGCGGCCAGTGGCCAGTTGCCCGAGGCGGGACTGCGGACGCACGAGTTCGCGGGCGAATTGTCGCTCACCGGCGAGCTGCGCCGCGTGCGTGGGGGGCTCGCCATGGCGGGCGCCATCGCCGCCGAGGCGTCGACGCGCGCGCTGGTGCTTCCCGTGGACAGCGCTCAGGAGGCGGCCCTGGTCGAAGACGCCACCGTCTTCGGCGCACGCACGTTGCTCGATGTCTGTGCGCATCTTGCCGAACCCGACGTTGCGACGCCGTTGCCGCGTGCCACCGTGCCGGGTGGGTCGATGCGGCAGGACGGCGCAGCGTTGTCGCCCTGCACCGGCGAGCGGCCGATCCCCACGGATCCGGTGGCCGATGCGCCCGATCTGTCGGACATCAAGGGGCAGGCCCCGGCTAAACGGGCACTGGAAGTGGCGGCCGCGGGCGGACATCACATTCTCTTCTATGGGCCGCCGGGCACGGGCAAGTCGATGCTGGCGACGCGGCTCGCCGGTCTGCTTCCCGCGTTAAGCAAGGCACATGCCGTGGAATCCGCCACGCTCGCGAGCCTCAGCGCGCAGGGGTTCGACTTGCGCCACTGGGGACGCCGCCCCGTTCGCACCCCGCATCACACGGCATCGGCTGCCGCACTCGTGGGCGGCGGCAGCACGCCGCGCCCTGGCGAAATCAGCCTGGCCCATCGCGGGGTGCTCTTTCTCGACGAATTGCCCGAATTCCAGCGGCGTGTGCTCGAAGTTCTGCGCGAACCACTCGAGCAGGGGCATGTGACCATCTCCCGTGCCGGCGGACATGCCACGTTCCCCGCCGCGTTCCAGTTGGTCGCCGCAATGAACCCGTGTCCCTGCGGCGATCTGGGGCACCCGTCGCGACGCTGTCGCTGCACGGCCGACGCGGTGGCGCGCTACCGCAACCGGCTCTCAGGGCCGCTGCTCGATCGCATCGACCTGCACGTGGAAGTGCCGGCGCTGAGCGCCGAGACGTTCGCCGCCCAGGCCGACGGCGAGCGGAGTGAGGTTGTCGCATCGCGCGTCAGGCAGGCGCGGGAGTGGCAGTTGTCGCGTCAGGGGCAATTGAACTGCGCGCTGTCCGGACGGGCCCTGGAGATGCAATGCGCATTGTCGCGCGACGCCGAAGCGGTCCTGCATCGGGCCGTGGCGCAGCACCACTGGTCGGCTCGCACCTATCATCGCGTGCTGCGTGTGGCGCGCACCGTCGCGGATCTTGCGCAATGCCAAGCCATCGATGCCCATCACGTCGCCGAAGCTGTGCAATATCGAGAGGCCCCCAGTTGA
- the ptsP gene encoding phosphoenolpyruvate--protein phosphotransferase — protein sequence MSFTLHGIPVSRGIAIGRAYLLAPATLDVPHYLLDPSQIDDEIARFHSAQATVQHELDTLKAELPDDAPGEMGAFLDVHSLILNDTLLADAVLKLIRERRYNAEWALTTQLEVLVARFEDIDDEYLRERRADIEQVTERVLKALAGAPGIRHVVAETPRDDMIVVARDIAPADMLQFKSQTFKGFVTDLGGKTSHTAIVARSLGIPAAVGVAQASLLVKQDDVIIIDGDNGVVIVDPAPIVLEEYSYRQSERALEERRLQRLKHSPAQTIDGTPIALLANIELPEDAKTAVEAGAVGVGLFRTEFLFMNEEEAPEEEAQFEAYKRAVEAMHGLPLTIRTIDVGADKPLDSHETYETAPNPALGLRAIRWSLSEPRMFLTQLRAILRASAFGKVQILFPMLAHAQEIDQTLELVREAKSQLDAAGLLYDPGVKLGAMIEVPAAALTVPMFLKRLDFLSIGTNDLIQYTLAIDRADNAVAHLYDPLHPAVLRLIAMTIREAHAFGVPVAVCGEMAGDPTATRLLLGMGLREFSMHPSQLLQVKQEILRAHLPDLERPVQEMLAATEPEEMQAALARLAIA from the coding sequence TTGTCTTTCACCCTGCACGGTATTCCCGTTTCCCGCGGCATCGCCATCGGGCGAGCGTATTTGCTCGCGCCCGCCACGCTCGATGTCCCGCATTATCTGCTCGATCCTTCGCAGATCGACGACGAAATCGCGCGCTTTCACAGCGCTCAGGCGACTGTCCAGCACGAACTCGATACGCTCAAGGCCGAACTGCCCGACGACGCACCCGGCGAGATGGGCGCGTTCCTCGACGTTCACTCGCTGATTCTCAACGACACGCTGCTGGCCGACGCCGTCCTCAAGCTCATTCGTGAACGACGCTACAACGCGGAATGGGCGCTGACGACGCAACTCGAGGTCCTCGTCGCACGCTTCGAGGACATCGACGACGAGTACCTGCGCGAGCGCCGTGCCGACATCGAACAGGTGACGGAACGGGTGCTCAAGGCGCTCGCCGGCGCGCCCGGCATTCGACATGTGGTCGCCGAGACGCCGCGCGACGACATGATCGTCGTGGCCCGCGACATCGCGCCGGCCGACATGCTGCAATTCAAGTCGCAGACCTTCAAGGGCTTTGTCACGGACCTGGGCGGCAAGACGTCGCACACGGCCATCGTCGCCCGCAGTCTTGGTATTCCGGCGGCCGTTGGCGTGGCGCAGGCCAGTCTGCTCGTCAAGCAGGACGACGTGATCATCATCGATGGTGACAACGGCGTCGTCATCGTCGATCCGGCCCCGATCGTGCTCGAAGAGTACAGCTACCGACAGAGCGAACGCGCACTGGAAGAGCGTCGCCTGCAACGGTTGAAGCACTCCCCCGCCCAGACCATCGACGGCACGCCCATTGCCTTGCTGGCCAACATCGAATTGCCCGAAGATGCCAAGACGGCGGTCGAGGCGGGCGCCGTCGGCGTGGGACTGTTCCGCACGGAGTTCCTCTTCATGAACGAGGAAGAAGCGCCGGAGGAGGAAGCGCAGTTCGAAGCGTACAAGCGTGCCGTGGAAGCGATGCATGGGTTGCCGCTCACGATCCGCACCATCGACGTCGGGGCCGACAAACCGCTCGACAGTCACGAGACATACGAGACCGCACCGAACCCGGCGCTTGGCCTGCGGGCCATCCGCTGGAGCCTGTCGGAGCCACGCATGTTCCTCACGCAACTGCGGGCGATCCTGCGGGCCTCGGCATTCGGCAAGGTGCAGATTCTGTTCCCGATGCTCGCGCATGCGCAGGAAATCGATCAAACGCTCGAACTCGTGCGCGAGGCCAAGTCGCAGCTCGACGCCGCCGGCCTGCTCTATGACCCCGGCGTGAAGCTCGGCGCGATGATCGAGGTGCCCGCGGCGGCACTGACCGTGCCGATGTTCCTGAAACGGCTCGATTTCCTGTCCATCGGCACGAACGACCTGATCCAATACACGCTCGCAATCGACCGCGCGGACAACGCCGTGGCGCATCTGTACGACCCGCTGCATCCGGCCGTGCTGCGCCTGATTGCCATGACGATTCGCGAGGCGCACGCATTCGGCGTGCCGGTGGCGGTTTGCGGCGAAATGGCGGGCGATCCGACGGCAACGCGCTTGCTGCTGGGAATGGGATTGCGGGAGTTCTCCATGCATCCGAGCCAGTTGCTTCAGGTCAAGCAGGAGATCCTTCGGGCGCACCTGCCGGATCTGGAACGGCCCGTGCAGGAAATGCTGGCCGCCACCGAACCCGAGGAAATGCAGGCCGCGTTGGCGCGGCTGGCTATCGCCTGA
- a CDS encoding PTS sugar transporter subunit IIA, translated as MAGILIIAHAPLASALRECVSHIYGGCPSRIGAIDVVPDQDTAALVETARERLVDLHEENGVLVLTDLFGATPSNVAAQLVGPKVRVLAGVNLSMLIKAVCYRSVPLDTLAEKVLSGGSKGILEVGAGAPATHTTSH; from the coding sequence ATGGCTGGAATTCTGATCATCGCCCATGCACCGCTCGCCTCCGCGCTGCGCGAGTGTGTTTCGCATATCTACGGGGGCTGCCCGTCGCGCATCGGCGCGATCGACGTCGTTCCCGACCAGGACACGGCGGCGCTCGTCGAAACGGCGCGCGAACGTCTGGTTGACCTGCACGAAGAGAATGGTGTGCTCGTGCTGACCGACTTGTTCGGCGCGACGCCGTCGAACGTGGCGGCGCAACTTGTCGGCCCCAAAGTGCGCGTGCTCGCCGGGGTGAACCTGTCGATGTTGATCAAGGCGGTGTGCTATCGCTCCGTGCCGCTCGACACGTTGGCGGAGAAGGTGCTTTCGGGCGGATCTAAAGGTATTCTGGAAGTCGGCGCGGGTGCGCCGGCCACACACACTACGTCACACTGA
- a CDS encoding P-II family nitrogen regulator — protein MKLITAIVKPFKLDEVREALSNIGVAGITVTEVKGFGRQKGHTELYRGAEYVVDFLPKVKIEAVIGDALLDQAIDAIEQAARTGKIGDGKIFVSNVEHVVRIRTGETGEDAL, from the coding sequence ATGAAGCTGATTACCGCCATTGTGAAACCCTTCAAGCTCGACGAGGTGCGTGAAGCCCTCTCGAACATCGGTGTGGCAGGCATTACGGTGACCGAAGTCAAGGGCTTCGGTCGCCAAAAGGGGCACACCGAGTTGTATCGGGGTGCGGAATACGTCGTCGACTTCCTGCCGAAGGTGAAGATCGAGGCGGTCATCGGCGACGCGCTGCTCGATCAGGCGATCGACGCCATCGAGCAGGCGGCCCGCACCGGCAAGATCGGCGACGGCAAGATTTTTGTGTCGAACGTTGAGCATGTGGTCCGAATCCGTACGGGAGAGACCGGCGAAGACGCGCTGTAA
- the gshB gene encoding glutathione synthase, whose product MQILFIADPLDQFKIYKDTTFSMMREAARRGHRIFACEPHEMAWQGASVDARVREIRMTGDAQVWYDVVDTRVAALTEFDAVLMRKDPPFDMEYINSTWLLEIAERAGARVFNKPGAIRDHSEKLAIAEFGQFVAPTLVTRDAARLRAFHAEHGDVIYKPLDGMGGTGVFRIGPDGRNLGSVIEMLGENGARSVMAQRFIPDIKLGDKRVLVIGGKVVPHSLARIPQGNEVRGNLAAGGLGEARDLSARDREIAEALAPVLWQRGLLLVGLDVIGDYLTEVNVTSPTCFQEITDQTGFDVPKMFIDALEQAV is encoded by the coding sequence ATGCAGATTCTCTTTATCGCCGACCCGCTCGACCAGTTCAAGATCTACAAGGACACCACGTTCTCGATGATGCGCGAAGCCGCGCGTCGCGGGCACCGTATCTTCGCGTGCGAACCCCATGAGATGGCATGGCAGGGCGCCTCCGTCGACGCGCGCGTGCGCGAGATCCGCATGACGGGCGACGCGCAGGTCTGGTACGACGTGGTGGACACGCGCGTGGCCGCACTCACGGAGTTCGACGCCGTGCTCATGCGCAAGGATCCGCCGTTCGACATGGAATACATCAATTCCACGTGGCTGCTGGAGATCGCCGAGCGTGCGGGCGCGCGCGTGTTCAACAAGCCCGGCGCGATCCGCGATCATTCCGAAAAACTGGCCATTGCCGAGTTCGGGCAGTTCGTGGCGCCGACCCTGGTCACGCGCGACGCAGCGCGACTGCGGGCGTTCCACGCCGAGCACGGCGACGTGATCTACAAGCCGCTCGACGGCATGGGCGGCACGGGCGTGTTCCGCATCGGCCCGGACGGACGCAACCTGGGATCGGTTATCGAAATGCTCGGGGAAAACGGGGCGCGCTCGGTCATGGCGCAGCGCTTCATCCCGGACATCAAGCTGGGCGACAAGCGGGTGCTCGTCATCGGTGGCAAGGTCGTGCCGCATTCGCTCGCGCGTATCCCGCAAGGCAATGAAGTGCGCGGCAATCTCGCTGCGGGTGGACTGGGCGAAGCGCGCGACCTGTCCGCGCGCGACCGCGAGATCGCCGAGGCGCTCGCCCCGGTGCTCTGGCAGCGCGGCCTGCTGCTCGTGGGCCTGGACGTCATTGGCGATTATCTGACGGAAGTCAACGTCACGAGCCCGACGTGCTTCCAGGAAATCACCGACCAGACCGGTTTCGACGTGCCGAAGATGTTTATCGACGCGCTGGAACAGGCGGTCTGA
- a CDS encoding HesA/MoeB/ThiF family protein, which produces MNDDQLLRYSRHILLDELGIEGQERLLAAHAVIVGAGGLGSPAALYLAASGVGRITLIDDDEVDLTNLQRQILHDTQSVGRPKVISGRERIARINPGVVVDVVNERVDEARLTALAREASVVLDGSDNFATRHAVNRACVAAGVPLVSGAALRFDGQISVFDVRNDASPCYECIFPADEPFPEQACATMGVLAPLVGIIGSMQAAEAIKIITGIGTPLVGRLQMLDGRRMSWHTMHCARNPECKVCAQRH; this is translated from the coding sequence ATGAACGACGATCAGTTGCTGCGCTACTCCCGCCATATTCTGCTCGACGAGCTCGGTATCGAGGGGCAGGAGCGCTTGCTCGCCGCCCACGCCGTGATCGTGGGCGCCGGCGGTCTCGGCTCGCCGGCCGCACTGTATCTGGCGGCATCGGGCGTCGGACGCATCACCTTGATCGACGACGACGAGGTCGATCTCACCAACCTGCAGCGCCAGATCCTTCACGACACGCAGAGTGTGGGGCGTCCCAAAGTGATTTCCGGGCGCGAACGTATCGCTCGGATCAATCCGGGGGTCGTGGTCGATGTGGTCAACGAACGCGTTGACGAAGCGCGGCTCACGGCGCTGGCCCGCGAGGCCAGCGTCGTCCTTGACGGCTCGGACAACTTCGCCACGCGCCACGCGGTGAACCGCGCCTGCGTGGCGGCAGGGGTGCCGCTGGTTTCGGGCGCCGCGTTGCGCTTCGACGGCCAGATCAGCGTATTCGACGTCCGCAATGACGCATCGCCCTGCTACGAGTGCATCTTTCCCGCTGACGAGCCGTTCCCGGAGCAGGCGTGCGCCACCATGGGCGTACTCGCGCCGCTCGTGGGCATCATCGGCAGCATGCAGGCCGCCGAAGCGATCAAGATCATCACGGGCATCGGCACGCCACTGGTCGGTCGCCTCCAGATGCTCGACGGACGAAGGATGAGCTGGCACACCATGCACTGCGCGCGCAATCCGGAATGCAAGGTCTGCGCGCAGCGTCACTGA